In Solea senegalensis isolate Sse05_10M linkage group LG6, IFAPA_SoseM_1, whole genome shotgun sequence, one genomic interval encodes:
- the hap1 gene encoding trafficking kinesin-binding protein 1 isoform X1, whose product MDSEAEGCSFSPVTMEVWSSSASEEEEEEKSTFSFGDDPAEDEKKCLHGNNNNNNNNNNNNNRDGLCREVTQVLCADRVGQVTKTYHDIKAVTHLLEEKERDLELAARIGQSLLKQNQELASRNEMLDEHLEIAKEEIAQLRHELSMRDDLLQFYASTEEIENAESPSLIKRNESCSSLSNFVHYDFLHQKLKGLEEENHKLRIEANELTTETTNYEEQEQELMMVCVEELSSVNRQVVDLSEELARKVEDCVRQQEEISLLLAQIVDLQARCKGLTHENEELNQQLNSSRESQATLKSELKDLQDKYSQCEDMLFEAREDIKNLRNKSLPNSMVQRYTALASVLPMDSLAAEIEGTFRKGLDSPTPSEYKNHPWRVFETVKVVNKAGRLRSRCHSPGLPGSSPVSARSSSNSTPRTSYYGSDNASFTLEEKPSSSHTQKEDNSSVGPKRLGQPGTPGGQDLEAALCSLSVRQQNHSSERPFFEVERERKLRALAANCEEGEGSSGFLTPNSMVSSPAASTGTNYSNGSSRQSCGSSGGSRSYLPDRLQIVKPLEGSVTLHQWQQLAKPNLGGILHPRPGVLTKDFRELEVDIQHVYSLNDLEEDEPDLPHFSRAHGMVAPPGPNLPQTSPTHTITTCQVLQPSLLIPSFSTSLHSFGLPSCGNSECLSTSSPAEQQQQQQEHFGLGGAATNITTSSSPGLVQLLQEHGISAAPYPHHHHHHHHHHHDQRQHNNRGATSAFTAKRGGSSPDKDAGSHVFSLNLVGKLQNLGLHRVAAWGMAGSKKGQEK is encoded by the exons ATGGACTCAGAGGCAGAAGGGTGCAGCTTTTCTCCAGTCACCATGGAGGTGTGGAGCTCCTCTGCAtccgaggaggaggaagaagagaagagcaCCTTCAGCTTTGGGGATGATCCAGCGGAGGATGAGAAGAAATGCCTCCAtggcaataacaataataacaacaacaacaataataacaacaacagggACGGCCTTTGCAGGGAAGTGACACAAG TGCTGTGCGCGGACAGAGTGGGCCAGGTCACCAAGACGTATCATGACATTAAAGCAGTCACCCACCTGCTGGAGGAG AAAGAGCGCGATCTAGAGTTAGCGGCACGGATCGGTCAGTCTCTCCTGAAGCAAAACCAAGAGCTGGCGTCGCGCAATGAAATGCTGGACGAACATCTTGAAATTGCAAAGGAGGAG ATAGCACAACTGCGTCATGAGCTCTCGATGCGAGACGACCTCCTTCAGTTCTACGCGAGCACCGAAGAGATCGAGAACGCGGAGTCGCCCTCACT GATAAAAAGGAACGAATCGTGCAGTTCACTCAGCAACTTCGTCCACTATGACTTCCTGCACCAGAAACTGAAGGGCCTGGAGGAGGAGAACCACAAACTGAGAATAGAG GCGAATGAGCTCACAACAGAGACGACCAACTACGAGGAGCAAGAGCAGGAGctgatgatggtgtgtgtggAAGAGCTCT CCTCCGTCAACAGGCAGGTGGTCGACCTGTCAGAGGAGCTCGCCCGTAAAGTGGAGGACTGCGTGCGACAGCAGGAGGAGATCAGCTTGCTGCTCGCTCAGATAGTGGACCTGCAAGCCCGCTGCAAAGGA ctcacCCATGAAAACGAGGAGCTGAACCAGCAGCTGAATTCCTCCCGTGAGAGTCAAGCAACGCTTAAATCAGAG CTGAAGGACCTGCAGGACAAGTACTCGCAGTGTGAGGACATGCTATTCGAGGCCCGAGAGGACATTAAAAACCTGCGGAACAAAAGTCTGCCCAACAGCATGGTGCAGAGATACACTGCCCTGGCCTCTGTCCTCCCCATGGACTCATTGGCAGCTGAGATAGAAGGCACTTTCCGTAAAGGCCTGGACTCTCCGACTCCGTCAGAATACAA GAACCACCCGTGGCGCGTGTTTGAAACGGTGAAGGTGGTAAACAAGGCCGGGAGGCTGCGGTCTCGGTGTCACTCGCCTGGACTCCCAGGCTCCAGTCCGGTGTCTGCTCGCTCCAGTTCTAACAGCACCCCGAGGACCAGCTACTACGGCTCTGATAATGCCAGCTTTACCCTGGAGGAGAAGCCCAGCTCCAGTCACACACAGAAGGAGGACAACAG CTCTGTCGGGCCAAAGCGTCTGGGTCAGCCCGGCACACCAGGAGGCCAGGACCTTGAAGCTGCTCTGTGCAGCCTGTCTGTCCGTCAACAGAACCACTCCTCTGAGCGGCCTTTCTTTGAAGTGGAGCGCGAGCGCAAACTCCGTGCCCTGGCAGCAAATTGTGAGGAGGGCGAGGGCTCCAGTGGCTTCCTGACACCAAACAGCATGGTCTCCAGCCCGGCAGCATCAACAGGCACCAACTACTCCAACGGCAGCTCGCGGCAGTCCTGTGGATCCTCAGGAGGATCCAGGTCTTACCTGCCAGACCGCCTGCAGATCGTCAAACCTTTGGAAG GCTCAGTGACTCTACATCAGTGGCAGCAGCTGGCTAAACCAAACCTGGGAGGAATCCTTCACCCTCGTCCTGGCGTCCTGACTAAAGACTTCAGGGAGCTCGAGGTGGACATACAGCACGTCTACAGCCTCAATGACCTGGAGGAGGATGAACCGGACCTGCCGCACTTCTCTAGAGCACATGGCATGG TCGCTCCACCCGGTCCCAACCTCCCTCAGACTTCTCCCACACATACCATTACCACCTGCCAAGTCCTCCAACCCTCCCTTCTCATCCCCTCCTTCTCTACTAG ccTTCACTCTTTCGGCCTGCCATCTTGTGGGAACTCTGAATGCTTGAGCACTTCTTCTCCagccgagcagcagcagcagcagcaggagcactTCGGCCTGGGAGGTGCTGCTACAAACATAACCACTTCATCATCACCGGGGCTCGTGCAGCTGCTGCAAGAGCATGGCATCTCAGCCGCTCCTTAtccccaccatcaccaccaccatcatcatcaccaccatgaCCAGCGGCAGCACAACAACCGCGGCGCCACATCTGCATTCACAGCAAAACGTGGAGGCTCGTCACCAGACAAGGATGCGGGAAGTCACGTTTTTAGCTTAAACCTCGTGGGGAAGCTTCAGAACCTCGGCTTGCACAGAGTGGCGGCCTGGGGGATGGCGGGCAGCAAGAAGGGCCAGGAGAAATGA
- the hap1 gene encoding trafficking kinesin-binding protein 1 isoform X2, with product MDSEAEGCSFSPVTMEVWSSSASEEEEEEKSTFSFGDDPAEDEKKCLHGNNNNNNNNNNNNNRDGLCREVTQVLCADRVGQVTKTYHDIKAVTHLLEEKERDLELAARIGQSLLKQNQELASRNEMLDEHLEIAKEEIAQLRHELSMRDDLLQFYASTEEIENAESPSLIKRNESCSSLSNFVHYDFLHQKLKGLEEENHKLRIEANELTTETTNYEEQEQELMMVCVEELSSVNRQVVDLSEELARKVEDCVRQQEEISLLLAQIVDLQARCKGLTHENEELNQQLNSSRESQATLKSELKDLQDKYSQCEDMLFEAREDIKNLRNKSLPNSMVQRYTALASVLPMDSLAAEIEGTFRKGLDSPTPSEYKNHPWRVFETVKVVNKAGRLRSRCHSPGLPGSSPVSARSSSNSTPRTSYYGSDNASFTLEEKPSSSHTQKEDNSSVGPKRLGQPGTPGGQDLEAALCSLSVRQQNHSSERPFFEVERERKLRALAANCEEGEGSSGFLTPNSMVSSPAASTGTNYSNGSSRQSCGSSGGSRSYLPDRLQIVKPLEGSVTLHQWQQLAKPNLGGILHPRPGVLTKDFRELEVDIQHVYSLNDLEEDEPDLPHFSRAHGMVAPPGPNLPQTSPTHTITTCQVLQPSLLIPSFSTSGRKRLSRLFLQL from the exons ATGGACTCAGAGGCAGAAGGGTGCAGCTTTTCTCCAGTCACCATGGAGGTGTGGAGCTCCTCTGCAtccgaggaggaggaagaagagaagagcaCCTTCAGCTTTGGGGATGATCCAGCGGAGGATGAGAAGAAATGCCTCCAtggcaataacaataataacaacaacaacaataataacaacaacagggACGGCCTTTGCAGGGAAGTGACACAAG TGCTGTGCGCGGACAGAGTGGGCCAGGTCACCAAGACGTATCATGACATTAAAGCAGTCACCCACCTGCTGGAGGAG AAAGAGCGCGATCTAGAGTTAGCGGCACGGATCGGTCAGTCTCTCCTGAAGCAAAACCAAGAGCTGGCGTCGCGCAATGAAATGCTGGACGAACATCTTGAAATTGCAAAGGAGGAG ATAGCACAACTGCGTCATGAGCTCTCGATGCGAGACGACCTCCTTCAGTTCTACGCGAGCACCGAAGAGATCGAGAACGCGGAGTCGCCCTCACT GATAAAAAGGAACGAATCGTGCAGTTCACTCAGCAACTTCGTCCACTATGACTTCCTGCACCAGAAACTGAAGGGCCTGGAGGAGGAGAACCACAAACTGAGAATAGAG GCGAATGAGCTCACAACAGAGACGACCAACTACGAGGAGCAAGAGCAGGAGctgatgatggtgtgtgtggAAGAGCTCT CCTCCGTCAACAGGCAGGTGGTCGACCTGTCAGAGGAGCTCGCCCGTAAAGTGGAGGACTGCGTGCGACAGCAGGAGGAGATCAGCTTGCTGCTCGCTCAGATAGTGGACCTGCAAGCCCGCTGCAAAGGA ctcacCCATGAAAACGAGGAGCTGAACCAGCAGCTGAATTCCTCCCGTGAGAGTCAAGCAACGCTTAAATCAGAG CTGAAGGACCTGCAGGACAAGTACTCGCAGTGTGAGGACATGCTATTCGAGGCCCGAGAGGACATTAAAAACCTGCGGAACAAAAGTCTGCCCAACAGCATGGTGCAGAGATACACTGCCCTGGCCTCTGTCCTCCCCATGGACTCATTGGCAGCTGAGATAGAAGGCACTTTCCGTAAAGGCCTGGACTCTCCGACTCCGTCAGAATACAA GAACCACCCGTGGCGCGTGTTTGAAACGGTGAAGGTGGTAAACAAGGCCGGGAGGCTGCGGTCTCGGTGTCACTCGCCTGGACTCCCAGGCTCCAGTCCGGTGTCTGCTCGCTCCAGTTCTAACAGCACCCCGAGGACCAGCTACTACGGCTCTGATAATGCCAGCTTTACCCTGGAGGAGAAGCCCAGCTCCAGTCACACACAGAAGGAGGACAACAG CTCTGTCGGGCCAAAGCGTCTGGGTCAGCCCGGCACACCAGGAGGCCAGGACCTTGAAGCTGCTCTGTGCAGCCTGTCTGTCCGTCAACAGAACCACTCCTCTGAGCGGCCTTTCTTTGAAGTGGAGCGCGAGCGCAAACTCCGTGCCCTGGCAGCAAATTGTGAGGAGGGCGAGGGCTCCAGTGGCTTCCTGACACCAAACAGCATGGTCTCCAGCCCGGCAGCATCAACAGGCACCAACTACTCCAACGGCAGCTCGCGGCAGTCCTGTGGATCCTCAGGAGGATCCAGGTCTTACCTGCCAGACCGCCTGCAGATCGTCAAACCTTTGGAAG GCTCAGTGACTCTACATCAGTGGCAGCAGCTGGCTAAACCAAACCTGGGAGGAATCCTTCACCCTCGTCCTGGCGTCCTGACTAAAGACTTCAGGGAGCTCGAGGTGGACATACAGCACGTCTACAGCCTCAATGACCTGGAGGAGGATGAACCGGACCTGCCGCACTTCTCTAGAGCACATGGCATGG TCGCTCCACCCGGTCCCAACCTCCCTCAGACTTCTCCCACACATACCATTACCACCTGCCAAGTCCTCCAACCCTCCCTTCTCATCCCCTCCTTCTCTACTAG TGGCAGAAAACGTCTGTCGAGGCTCTTTCTCCAGCTCTAG
- the LOC122771058 gene encoding keratin, type I cytoskeletal 19-like yields the protein MFSQSRSSARSISSASSSLSISGGGMQMVGGGQVRISTGGQLRGRAPSVYGGAGGSGTRVSQAYSMMSSYGSGSGSVYGSGSVYGSGSMATYGEAAVITNEKVTMQNLNDRLASYLEKVRSLEAANKKLELQIREYYEKRTFIARDFTGFFATITELQAKIARRHSENQSVLLQIDNARLATDDFKMKYEMEMNMRSMVEADLTRLRGVRDSLSLNISDLEMQIEGMKEELAFIKTNHQEELRLLRAQQNGSVNVEVDSTESVDLTRVLQELREQYEALAIKNKQDMEKWFQLKMDGLQVQITTVTTEVESHNTQLSELKRTYQSLEINRESIITEMQCLQQNLKEVNSRYSIQLNQLQVTINTMEVELQQLRVSLEQQRSEYNLLLDIKMRLEMEIAEYRRLLEGEQYERKAVVISKVVEVEVEEHKPHIERRVKTIVEEIVDGKIVSSKVDTQVEDIQ from the exons ATGTTCAGCCAGTCCCGCAGCAGCGCCCGCAGCATCTCCAGCGCCAGCAGCTCTCTCAGCATAAGCGGGGGAGGGATGCAGATGGTGGGAGGCGGACAGGTCCGCATCTCCACCGGCGGGCAGCTGCGGGGGCGCGCGCCCAGCGTGTACGGTGGCGCGGGAGGCTCCGGGACCCGCGTCTCCCAGGCCTACTCCATGATGTCCAGCTATGGCTCCGGGTCCGGGTCCGTCTATGGCTCCGGGTCCGTCTATGGCTCCGGGTCAATGGCCACGTACGGCGAGGCCGCGGTGATCACCAACGAGAAGGTGACCATGCAGAACCTCAACGACCGCCTGGCCTCCTACCTGGAGAAG GTTCGCTCTCTGGAGGCAGCCAACAAGAAGCTGGAGCTGCAGATCAGAGAGTACTATGAGAAGAGAACCTTCATCGCCAGAGACTTCACTGGCTTCTTTGCCACCATCACTGAGCTCCAGGCCAAG ATCGCAAGGAGACATTCAGAAAATCAAAGTGTCCTTCTCCAGATTGACAACGCTCGGCTGGCCACTGACGACTTTAAAATGAA ATATGAGATGGAGATGAACATGCGCTCAATGGTGGAGGCTGATCTGACTCGTCTCCGTGGCGTCCGGGACAGTCTGAGCCTCAACATCAGCGACCTGGAGATGCAGATCGAAGGGATGAAGGAGGAGCTGGCCTTCATCAAGACCAACCACCAGGAG GAGCTGCGTCTGCTGAGGGCCCAGCAGAACGGTTCTGTCAATGTGGAGGTGGACAGTACAGAGTCTGTTGACCTGACACGGGTGCTGCAGGAGCTCAGGGAGCAGTACGAAGCTCTGGCCATCAAGAACAAGCAGGACATGGAGAAATGGTTCCAGCTGAAG atgGACGGTCTTCAGGTACAAATCACGACAGTCACGACAGAGGTGGAGTCACATAACACACAGCTTTCAGAGCTGAAGAGAACATACCAGAGTTTGGAAATAAATCGGGAAAGCATCATCACAGAG ATGCAGTGTCTGCAGCAGAATTTGAAGGAAGTGAACAGTCGCTACAGCATTCAGCTCAACCAGCTGCAGGTGACCATCAACACGATGGaggtggagctgcagcagctgcggGTCTCGCTTGAGCAGCAGAGATCTGAGTACAACCTGCTGCTGGACATCAAGATGAGGCTGGAAATGGAGATTGCAGAGTACAGGAGACTGCTGGAGGGAGAGCAATACGAGAGAAA GGCTGTGGTTATCAGCAAGgttgtggaggtggaggtggagg AGCATAAACCCCATATCGAGAGGAGAGTGAAGACCATTGTGGAGGAGATCGTCGATGGAAAGATTGTCTCCTCCAAGGTTGACACCCAGGTGGAGGACATTCAGTGA
- the LOC122771525 gene encoding cholecystokinin, which yields MSGKVLVMFALLAALVVSGADSAPAESQESSTLHQLLADKEKTRDWSRRQDLAPQTQSARMLRRAHLSEDEREIMTKQIMQAISEMINTECLPDRDYQGWVDFGRRDTE from the exons ATGTCAGGGAAGGTTCTTGTGATGTTTGCACTGCTGGCTGCACTGGTTGTGTCTGGTGCGGACTCTGCGCCTGCAGAGTCTCAGGAGAGCAGCACACTACACCAGCTTCTGGCCGACAAGGAGAAGACGAGGGACTGGTCTCGCAGACAGGATCTGGCACCTCAGACTCAGTCTGCACGGATGCTGAGACGGGCACACCTATCTGAGGATGAACGAGAGATTATGACCAAGCAAATAATGCAAGCCATTTCAG AGATGATAAATACAGAGTGCTTGCCAGATCGTGATTACCAGGGCTGGGTGGACTTCGGACGCCGAGACACGGAATGa
- the hap1 gene encoding trafficking kinesin-binding protein 1 isoform X3, with protein MDSEAEGCSFSPVTMEVWSSSASEEEEEEKSTFSFGDDPAEDEKKCLHGNNNNNNNNNNNNNRDGLCREVTQVLCADRVGQVTKTYHDIKAVTHLLEEKERDLELAARIGQSLLKQNQELASRNEMLDEHLEIAKEEIAQLRHELSMRDDLLQFYASTEEIENAESPSLIKRNESCSSLSNFVHYDFLHQKLKGLEEENHKLRIEANELTTETTNYEEQEQELMMVCVEELSSVNRQVVDLSEELARKVEDCVRQQEEISLLLAQIVDLQARCKGLTHENEELNQQLNSSRESQATLKSELKDLQDKYSQCEDMLFEAREDIKNLRNKSLPNSMVQRYTALASVLPMDSLAAEIEGTFRKGLDSPTPSEYKNHPWRVFETVKVVNKAGRLRSRCHSPGLPGSSPVSARSSSNSTPRTSYYGSDNASFTLEEKPSSSHTQKEDNSSVGPKRLGQPGTPGGQDLEAALCSLSVRQQNHSSERPFFEVERERKLRALAANCEEGEGSSGFLTPNSMVSSPAASTGTNYSNGSSRQSCGSSGGSRSYLPDRLQIVKPLEGSVTLHQWQQLAKPNLGGILHPRPGVLTKDFRELEVDIQHVYSLNDLEEDEPDLPHFSRAHGMAFTLSACHLVGTLNA; from the exons ATGGACTCAGAGGCAGAAGGGTGCAGCTTTTCTCCAGTCACCATGGAGGTGTGGAGCTCCTCTGCAtccgaggaggaggaagaagagaagagcaCCTTCAGCTTTGGGGATGATCCAGCGGAGGATGAGAAGAAATGCCTCCAtggcaataacaataataacaacaacaacaataataacaacaacagggACGGCCTTTGCAGGGAAGTGACACAAG TGCTGTGCGCGGACAGAGTGGGCCAGGTCACCAAGACGTATCATGACATTAAAGCAGTCACCCACCTGCTGGAGGAG AAAGAGCGCGATCTAGAGTTAGCGGCACGGATCGGTCAGTCTCTCCTGAAGCAAAACCAAGAGCTGGCGTCGCGCAATGAAATGCTGGACGAACATCTTGAAATTGCAAAGGAGGAG ATAGCACAACTGCGTCATGAGCTCTCGATGCGAGACGACCTCCTTCAGTTCTACGCGAGCACCGAAGAGATCGAGAACGCGGAGTCGCCCTCACT GATAAAAAGGAACGAATCGTGCAGTTCACTCAGCAACTTCGTCCACTATGACTTCCTGCACCAGAAACTGAAGGGCCTGGAGGAGGAGAACCACAAACTGAGAATAGAG GCGAATGAGCTCACAACAGAGACGACCAACTACGAGGAGCAAGAGCAGGAGctgatgatggtgtgtgtggAAGAGCTCT CCTCCGTCAACAGGCAGGTGGTCGACCTGTCAGAGGAGCTCGCCCGTAAAGTGGAGGACTGCGTGCGACAGCAGGAGGAGATCAGCTTGCTGCTCGCTCAGATAGTGGACCTGCAAGCCCGCTGCAAAGGA ctcacCCATGAAAACGAGGAGCTGAACCAGCAGCTGAATTCCTCCCGTGAGAGTCAAGCAACGCTTAAATCAGAG CTGAAGGACCTGCAGGACAAGTACTCGCAGTGTGAGGACATGCTATTCGAGGCCCGAGAGGACATTAAAAACCTGCGGAACAAAAGTCTGCCCAACAGCATGGTGCAGAGATACACTGCCCTGGCCTCTGTCCTCCCCATGGACTCATTGGCAGCTGAGATAGAAGGCACTTTCCGTAAAGGCCTGGACTCTCCGACTCCGTCAGAATACAA GAACCACCCGTGGCGCGTGTTTGAAACGGTGAAGGTGGTAAACAAGGCCGGGAGGCTGCGGTCTCGGTGTCACTCGCCTGGACTCCCAGGCTCCAGTCCGGTGTCTGCTCGCTCCAGTTCTAACAGCACCCCGAGGACCAGCTACTACGGCTCTGATAATGCCAGCTTTACCCTGGAGGAGAAGCCCAGCTCCAGTCACACACAGAAGGAGGACAACAG CTCTGTCGGGCCAAAGCGTCTGGGTCAGCCCGGCACACCAGGAGGCCAGGACCTTGAAGCTGCTCTGTGCAGCCTGTCTGTCCGTCAACAGAACCACTCCTCTGAGCGGCCTTTCTTTGAAGTGGAGCGCGAGCGCAAACTCCGTGCCCTGGCAGCAAATTGTGAGGAGGGCGAGGGCTCCAGTGGCTTCCTGACACCAAACAGCATGGTCTCCAGCCCGGCAGCATCAACAGGCACCAACTACTCCAACGGCAGCTCGCGGCAGTCCTGTGGATCCTCAGGAGGATCCAGGTCTTACCTGCCAGACCGCCTGCAGATCGTCAAACCTTTGGAAG GCTCAGTGACTCTACATCAGTGGCAGCAGCTGGCTAAACCAAACCTGGGAGGAATCCTTCACCCTCGTCCTGGCGTCCTGACTAAAGACTTCAGGGAGCTCGAGGTGGACATACAGCACGTCTACAGCCTCAATGACCTGGAGGAGGATGAACCGGACCTGCCGCACTTCTCTAGAGCACATGGCATGG ccTTCACTCTTTCGGCCTGCCATCTTGTGGGAACTCTGAATGCTTGA